One window of the Pieris brassicae chromosome Z, ilPieBrab1.1, whole genome shotgun sequence genome contains the following:
- the LOC123718941 gene encoding syntaxin-5: MLPRRRYVGVSERPIPVAEVEPYNKLDKKGTHFPSQSPSTHFEKSSTDGLSGQSFDFDLLEEFVFEPIMAARDRTQEFSAAVRSLQGRTLARPIVKDDRKAAVLATYSQFMSMAKVISKNITSTYAKLEKLALLAKKKSLFDDRPTEIQELTYIIKGDLNSLNQQIARLGEMPRGRKSMHSHSSSVVLALQSRLASMSNQFKQVLEVRSENLKLQNSRREQFSSSAPIVKEVPSLLRADDVSIDLGEAPLQAQQMALRDDSDTYVQQRAETMHNIESTIVELGGIFQQLAHMVKEQDEAIGRIDTNIAEAEMNVEAGHREIMKYFQSVTGNRALMFKVFGVLIFFFIFFVVFMA; encoded by the exons ATGCTTCCCCGTCGTCGATATGTTGGTGTATCAGAGCGGCCGATTCCTGTTGCAGAAGTAGAACCATACAATAAACTTGATAAGAAGGGAACACACTTTCCTTCACAATCGCCAAGTACTCATTTCGAGAAAAGTTCCACTGACGGTTTAAGCGGTCAaagttttgattttgatttgcTAGAAGAGTTTGTATTTGAACCTATAATGGCGGCCAGGGATAGGACACAAGAATTTTCAGCTGCTGTTCGTAGCCTTCAAGGTCGCACTTTAGCTAGACCAATTGTTAAAGATGACCGTAAAGCAGCTGTCCTTGCCACATATTCGCAATTCATGAGTATGGCTAAGGTGATaagcaaaaatattactaGCACATATGCTAAATTGGAGAAACTAGCTTTGC ttgCAAAGAAAAAGTCACTATTTGATGACCGACCAACAGAGATACAAGAATTAACTTATATAATCAAAGGAGACCTCAACTCTCTCAATCAACAGATTGCTCGCTTGGGTGAAATGCCAAGAGGTCGCAAAAGTATGCATAGCCACTCCTCAAGTGTTGTGTTAGCTCTACAATCACGTCTTGCATCAATGAGCAATCAGTTTAAAcag GTGTTGGAAGTCAGATCAGAGAATTTGAAACTTCAAAATAGCAGACGAGAGCAGTTTTCAAGCTCAGCACCTATTGTCAAGGAGGTGCCGTCACTCCTACGTGCAGATGATGTCAGCATTGATCTTGGGGAAGCTCCATTACAAGCCCAACAGATGGCACTGAGAGATGACAGTGACACTTATGTGCAACAACGAGCGGAGACAATGCACAACATAGAAAGTACTATTGTGGAATTAGGAGGAATATTCCAGCAGTTGGCACATATGGTGAAAGAACAGGATGAAGCAATCGGGAGAATTGACACAAATATTGCGGAAGCAGAAATGAATGTGGAAGCTGGGCACAgggaaataatgaaatatttccaAAGTGTTACTGGTAATCGAGCATTGATGTTTAAAGTATTTGGTGTGctgatatttttctttattttctttgtgGTATTTATGgcttaa